The following is a genomic window from bacterium.
GCCTTAATTTTACAATAGAAAATGATGCAGAATGTGTGTATATATTCTTTTTTTCTCGTGTTAATGGTGAGACTATATTAATTGATAATGTAAAACTTGCTAAGATCGAAGAAGTTGAAGCGAAAGAAAAGAAGGGTCCTATAAAGAATACTTATAGCGATATGCAGTTTTTTAAGTCTAGCCACGGCTCTGTTTCCTTCAAGGAATTACCTGATAAGTTGTTGTTTGCAAATTCCCATATTGGTCTTGGTTTTTACAGTGGAAACTATGGGTTTGCCCAATCCAGCATATATAGTGTTGATAAGGATACAGACTTTTTGTTTCAAGATTTTCCGAAAGACAGGGCTCTCTGGCAGATAGTCTTAAGGCGCGATAAGGGGAAAGATTCCGGAGAAATAATTCTGGACAATTTCAGTCCTTCAGTTACCTCCTATAGGAGGGAAATAAATAATGACTGTAGCATCTTACATCTTTATTGGAAAGATCTGGGTGTTGCGGGAAAAAATGATGCTCTGGATGTTGAAGTTACGGTCACATTGCAAAAAGATAATCCGTTATCCTTTTGGCGTATCAATATTCAAAACAGGAATAAAGTATACGGTATATGGCAGGTATTTTTCCCTGTTATGAAACTGGCTTCGATAGGCGGGACTCCTGAAGATGACTATTTTATGTTCTGTAAGGACCGTGGCAGACTCATTAAGAATCCTTACAATGCCCCAAATGGTTTCAGGCATGGTTTACATGTCGATGGGACGTTCCCAGGCACATTGGATATGCAGTTTCAGGCCCTGTATGATGGATCCGGTACAGGTTTATATTTAGCAGCTTATGATGACAAATATTATTCAAAATGTTTTAGAGCAATACAAAATTCCAGCGACGACACAATAGAATTTAAACATGGACATAATCCACCAAATATGGGTTATCCAGATGAAAATTACAGTTTACCGTACGATATGGTAATAGGAGTATTTTCAGGTGATTGGTACGATGCATGCCAGCTCTACCGCAAATGGGCGATAAAACAACCATGGTGCAGAAAGGGACCTTTAATTACAAGAGAAGACATTCCCGCATGGTATAAAGAAGCACCCCTGATGCTTAGAAACAGCTCTCATAAAAGGGATCCATCAGTTGCATTAAATAGAGATAATTTTTTAAAATTTTTAAAGTTTGCTGATACTACATTGCCATCTATATGGTATGCATGGTATAAGGATATTCCAGATATGAGTGTTTTTAGTAGTGAGCGCGTTAATATGCATGACGGCAATTATCCCAAAATACCTGCTCTTCCATGTTTTGCTGAAGCATGCAAGGCTATATCTGAAGCAGGAGGTTATCCTTCAGCATATGTCTGTGTAAGTCTCTATGACCAGGGAAGTAACAATAATGCGCCTTATGCTAAATGGGCAGAACAATATGTCGGTAGAGATGTTAATCAGGAATTGATGTATTGGCCAAAATTGCCAACTTGGTGGATGTGTACATCTTCTGAGGAGTGGCAGAACAGGATAAAAGATATATGTGTCGCTTTAATAAAAAATGAAAATGTTAAGGGAATATATCTGGATACACTTAATGGTTCGGGAACACACTGTTTTGATACAAGTCATAATCATCCTCATGGCGGGGGAAACTATAGATGCTTGGGGCAAAGGAAACTCGCCAAGGATGTTCGTGATGCTATAAAATCAATAAATCCTGAAGCTTTCACTACAGCTGAGAATCCGGCTGATACCTTTATAGATGTGATAGATGGCATGTTGTATCAGCATACCTATTACCCTGGTTTTATCCCTGTTCCCATGTTTGGTGTAGTGTATAATGATTATATCCCGAGATATGGCAGATATGGAATGTTAAATGATGATGGTACTATTGGGGGGACTCCGGATTCGTTTTATTTTAGAGCGGGGTCTCTTTTTGCTGAAGGAGCCCAAGTGGGAAGAGTTTCCATTGACAATGATTCTGTAACTGATCCAAAATATAAAGAGAAAGCAGTCTTTCTCAAAAAGATAATCAATTATTATAAAAAAGAGGTAGGTGGCAGTTACCTTTGTTATGGACAATTACTTAGACCGATAAAATTTCTCAAGCCCGATCCTCTGCCTGTAGTGCCGTATATATACAAGGGAGAAGAGGAAAATGTAAAAGCATTTTTTAGCGGCGTATTTAAAAGTGCCACTAATGAAGATATATGTATTTTTATTGTAAATGTTTCTAATAAAAAGGTGGAATTTAGTTTCAACTTGGATTGCAAGAAGTATAATGTTCCATCTAATAAAGAGGTAAAAGTATGTAAGGTATCCGAAACCGGGGATCGAAAATCTCTTAAAACCTGTGGGGAGATTTTTGAATATTCTGATACAATAGGTGCTCGTGACATTATTATGTTAGAATTAAAATAACTGAGTAGTCTACTTATAAAACTTAAGAGGAGATAAACTCATGAGACGATTAAGGAACATGTTTGGTTTTACCTTGATGGAGCTTTTGGTTGTGATTGCAATAATCGCGCTTCTCGCGTCAATGCTTTTGCCTGCTTTGATGCAGGCAAGGGAGATGGGGAAAAGAACAAAATGTCTTAGTAACCTGAGACAATTAGGCATGGCTATCCAGATGTATGTCGATGACTATGATGGTTGGTTCCGTCCATATTATGTCAGTACATGGAGTGATTACAGGTGGAGATATTGGCCAAATTCTATTGTTTGTCCGGGTTATATAAAAAATCCTGATGTATTTTATTGTCCTTCTCTGGCGCCATTTAATAGTAGTAATGTGAATTCTAAATGGAATGGAGCTTATTTCGACGCTGTTCCCCTAACTTATGGATTGAGGAGATGGGGTATAGGTGATGAGCCTATTTTCAAGATAGAGAATCCGTCAGCTTATTTCATTCTGGTAGATAGTGTATTAGATATTCCAGGAAATGCAGAGCATATGCTACAGGTCTACAATGTTGATGACGCTGGTCAAGCTGTTCATGTTCGGCATAATGAGAGGGCAAATACTTTATTTGCTGACTGGCATGTAGAGGCGAAAGAAGAAAGCTATTTTACTGATTTGGGTTATGATGTGTATCCATGACTCATTTAACCTTCAAAGAAATTTAACTAAAATATGAGGCTGAAAATGACAGTTAAAGTGGGAATAATAGGTACAGGTGGTAGAGGAATCGGTTTTATAAGACATATAAATGAACGCAAGGATGCTCTTATAACTGCATTGTGTGATCCGAATCATGTGCGTATGAAGAAAGTTGCAGAATTAAAGATTGAAGGTGTTCCCTTATGTATCCACAAGCCGCAACTTTATACTACTATAGGGGATATGCTAAGTTCTGAAGAGTTGGATGCGATTATAATCACAAGTCCTGATTATTGCCATGAGGCTAATGCAATTGATGCTTTAGAAAAAGACATTTTTGTGCTTATAGACAAACCGCTTGCTACCACTACAGAGGGATGTATGAATGTACTTAAGGCAGCTAAGAAATCTAAAGCTACTGTTATGATAGGGTTTAATCTACGTCATGATCCAACATTAATGAAGGTTAAGGAAATTGTCTCCAAAGGGGATCTGGGACGAATATTCATGATAGAGAACAGAGAATTCTACGATGGCGGGAAAACATATCTTGCGCGCTGGAATGGAAAGCAGAAGTACAGTGGTGGATTATGGGTTCATAAAGGAACTCATGATTTTGATATTTTTAACTGGTTAAATCAGGGTGGAAAGCCTCTCAGAGTCTCTGCATTTGCAGAAAGAAGTGCCTTGAGAAAAGAGGAAATCCCATTCAAAATTAAACCTAAAAAACCAGTTGGGCTAACCTGTACAGAATGTAGTTATAGAGATATTTGTCCTGATTTTGTTGCCCGAAATACTAAATTATGGGGTAGAGAAGCACAGGCAGTTGATAAATACGCAAAGGATCTTTGTATTTATACTTCAGATGCTGATGTTTATGATAATGGTATCGCAATTGTAGAATATGATAATGGGGTTAGGGCTTCACATCTTGAATGTTTTGTAACTTCTTTATCAGATAGGCTATATACCATTGTTGGAACTAAAGGACAGCTCTCTGCCAGCTTACATGATAGAAAGATCGAAATTCGACCACGTTGGGCAAAAGATGTTACTGCAACTACAATAGAAATTCCTAAGGTAAGGGGAGGTCATGGTGGAGCTGATACTGGATTAACAGAGCGTTTTTTGGAAGTGGTGAGGGAAAAAAGGGAACCTTCTTCCTCGCTTATTGATGGTACATTTTCTGTTGCGATAGGGGAGGCTGCAGAACACTCATGGCGCGAACATCGAATGGTTGAAATATCAGAAGTTCTGGATGTAAATAATAATCTCCTTAAGAAAGGATGAGCACAATAATGACTCCAAAGGAAAGAGTTGAAGCAGTACTTCTTTCTCGTCAGGCAGATCATGTGCCTTTTACAGTTTATGAGAATAAGATTCCACCGTGTGAATGTGAAAGACACCTGAGAAATGAGGGATTGTGTATAGTAAATCGCATAAAGGTTTTTAAAACTGAAACACCTGATGTAAAGACTCAGAGTATTCACTGTATTGATGAGAAGGATGGTGCCTCAAAAATCAAGACTGTGTATAAAACTCCTCATGGAGATCTTTCTACCATAAATGTTCCTGCAGGATTTACTACATGGCATGAGGAGCTAATTTTTAAAACTCCTGATGATTACAAAGCAATCGAGTTTATGATTAGAAACAGACAATATAGAGCTGACTATGAGCCAGTCGTAAAACAGATGAAGTTAGCAGGAGGCGATATTATTTTCAGGGCAGGGATTGGATACGAACCCATGCAGGAAATAATTCACTCTATCATGGGGATTGAGGTTTTTTCCCTTGAATGGATGGACAACAGAGATGAAATAATGAAATTGTATGATGCTCTTGTGGAAGATAGAAGGAAGATATATCCAATAGTAGCTGAGTCTCCTGTGCTTCATGCAAATTATGGAGGCAATGTTACACCTGAAATAGTTGGTTTAGAACGTTTCAAAAAGTATTATGTGTCCCATTATAATGAATGTGCAGAAATTATGCACAAGCATGGAAAGCTGCTGGGAACACACCTTGACGCAAATAATAAGCTACTAGCTGATGCTGTTCGGGAGACTGATCTTGATTATGTTGAAGCTTTTACTCCTCCGCCCGACTGCGACTTAAGTGTTAAGGAAGCATTGGAAATATGGTCTGAGAAGAAATTATGGATAAACTTTCCATCATCAGTCCATCTTTCAAGCATAGAAGTTATTGAAGATACAATGCGAAAGATATTAAAGGAATCCGGTGATGGCACAAGACTTATTGTTGGTATTACAGAAGACGTTCCAGAAGATCGCTGGCAGGAGAATTTTTTAGCGATTGTAAGGGTCTTGAATACGGATGGAATGTTGCCTCTTTCCTAAAAAGTTTGTCCTAGGATTCTCTGTTGTCTTTTTACAATGTGTATGCTAACATTCGCGGTATAATTTAAATAGGCATAAGGAGCGAAGAATTGAGCAAATCCAAATTTAATAAACCCAAATTAAACAAATTTAATAAAACATTAGCTATC
Proteins encoded in this region:
- a CDS encoding carbohydrate binding domain-containing protein, encoding MYHRKRYMGWVGALIFCSIILGTVFCKAENQNLVENPGFEDGLHGWKTKLSGDIADRKDEFIFETTKEEAIDGKYCARIVWPKEIPCENSTLHLNQTIDEEFKKGERYRFSFHAKHTLPRYPKTSYKICRLGFKKLQGGIKNIDFRENITSSNWREYSLNFTIENDAECVYIFFFSRVNGETILIDNVKLAKIEEVEAKEKKGPIKNTYSDMQFFKSSHGSVSFKELPDKLLFANSHIGLGFYSGNYGFAQSSIYSVDKDTDFLFQDFPKDRALWQIVLRRDKGKDSGEIILDNFSPSVTSYRREINNDCSILHLYWKDLGVAGKNDALDVEVTVTLQKDNPLSFWRINIQNRNKVYGIWQVFFPVMKLASIGGTPEDDYFMFCKDRGRLIKNPYNAPNGFRHGLHVDGTFPGTLDMQFQALYDGSGTGLYLAAYDDKYYSKCFRAIQNSSDDTIEFKHGHNPPNMGYPDENYSLPYDMVIGVFSGDWYDACQLYRKWAIKQPWCRKGPLITREDIPAWYKEAPLMLRNSSHKRDPSVALNRDNFLKFLKFADTTLPSIWYAWYKDIPDMSVFSSERVNMHDGNYPKIPALPCFAEACKAISEAGGYPSAYVCVSLYDQGSNNNAPYAKWAEQYVGRDVNQELMYWPKLPTWWMCTSSEEWQNRIKDICVALIKNENVKGIYLDTLNGSGTHCFDTSHNHPHGGGNYRCLGQRKLAKDVRDAIKSINPEAFTTAENPADTFIDVIDGMLYQHTYYPGFIPVPMFGVVYNDYIPRYGRYGMLNDDGTIGGTPDSFYFRAGSLFAEGAQVGRVSIDNDSVTDPKYKEKAVFLKKIINYYKKEVGGSYLCYGQLLRPIKFLKPDPLPVVPYIYKGEEENVKAFFSGVFKSATNEDICIFIVNVSNKKVEFSFNLDCKKYNVPSNKEVKVCKVSETGDRKSLKTCGEIFEYSDTIGARDIIMLELK
- a CDS encoding prepilin-type N-terminal cleavage/methylation domain-containing protein; translated protein: MRRLRNMFGFTLMELLVVIAIIALLASMLLPALMQAREMGKRTKCLSNLRQLGMAIQMYVDDYDGWFRPYYVSTWSDYRWRYWPNSIVCPGYIKNPDVFYCPSLAPFNSSNVNSKWNGAYFDAVPLTYGLRRWGIGDEPIFKIENPSAYFILVDSVLDIPGNAEHMLQVYNVDDAGQAVHVRHNERANTLFADWHVEAKEESYFTDLGYDVYP
- a CDS encoding Gfo/Idh/MocA family oxidoreductase translates to MTVKVGIIGTGGRGIGFIRHINERKDALITALCDPNHVRMKKVAELKIEGVPLCIHKPQLYTTIGDMLSSEELDAIIITSPDYCHEANAIDALEKDIFVLIDKPLATTTEGCMNVLKAAKKSKATVMIGFNLRHDPTLMKVKEIVSKGDLGRIFMIENREFYDGGKTYLARWNGKQKYSGGLWVHKGTHDFDIFNWLNQGGKPLRVSAFAERSALRKEEIPFKIKPKKPVGLTCTECSYRDICPDFVARNTKLWGREAQAVDKYAKDLCIYTSDADVYDNGIAIVEYDNGVRASHLECFVTSLSDRLYTIVGTKGQLSASLHDRKIEIRPRWAKDVTATTIEIPKVRGGHGGADTGLTERFLEVVREKREPSSSLIDGTFSVAIGEAAEHSWREHRMVEISEVLDVNNNLLKKG